The proteins below come from a single Candidatus Zixiibacteriota bacterium genomic window:
- a CDS encoding Gfo/Idh/MocA family oxidoreductase, with the protein MTDKPRIGVIGVGHLGKAHVRVLSNLESCELVGCYDILSEKSEAAAADNNTKAFTDAQELIAECDAISLVAPTSEHYKCAIEILNAGKHLFVEKPIAATVDEAREMINLADKLNLKLAVGHIERFNPAVIALADKISHPTFIEGHRLAPFNFRGLDVAVIFDLMIHDIDLCLFLTKSKVVDIQASAAAVVSDHMDIANARLTFESGCVANLTASRISAKPMRKLRIFQTKGYISIDFSAPSAAVYNLLDSGETMAEAPGFTTTVDYGDAGKKIAYSKPNIEPYDMLTAELESFIDAVTNDGPVAVSGEDGLRALTIAAEIEKIAQAGLDKLQLQLR; encoded by the coding sequence GTGACAGATAAACCAAGAATCGGTGTGATAGGGGTCGGGCATCTCGGCAAAGCGCATGTGCGGGTTCTGTCGAACCTCGAATCGTGCGAACTGGTCGGGTGCTATGATATACTCAGCGAGAAGTCTGAGGCGGCAGCGGCAGACAACAACACAAAGGCATTCACAGATGCGCAGGAGTTGATTGCCGAGTGCGACGCGATATCGCTTGTGGCGCCGACATCGGAGCATTACAAATGCGCAATAGAAATACTCAACGCGGGCAAACATCTCTTCGTCGAGAAACCGATCGCGGCCACGGTCGATGAAGCTCGCGAGATGATCAATCTGGCCGACAAGCTGAACCTCAAGCTGGCTGTTGGGCATATTGAACGGTTCAATCCGGCGGTGATCGCGCTCGCAGACAAGATTTCACATCCGACATTCATCGAGGGACATCGCCTCGCGCCGTTTAATTTTCGCGGCCTCGATGTCGCCGTCATTTTCGATCTGATGATTCACGACATCGATCTCTGCCTCTTTCTGACAAAATCGAAAGTGGTCGATATACAGGCTTCGGCGGCTGCGGTCGTGTCTGATCACATGGATATCGCGAATGCGCGGCTGACATTCGAGTCGGGATGTGTCGCGAATCTTACCGCCTCGCGAATCTCCGCAAAACCGATGCGGAAACTGCGGATATTCCAGACCAAAGGCTACATCTCGATCGATTTCAGCGCACCGTCGGCGGCAGTCTACAATCTTCTCGACAGCGGTGAAACGATGGCGGAAGCTCCGGGATTCACGACCACGGTCGACTACGGCGATGCCGGAAAGAAGATCGCGTACAGCAAGCCGAACATTGAACCGTACGACATGCTGACCGCAGAACTCGAATCTTTCATCGATGCGGTCACTAACGATGGACCTGTTGCGGTGTCGGGTGAGGATGGTCTCCGGGCGCTGACAATCGCCGCCGAGATCGAGAAAATCGCACAGGCTGGACTCGACAAACTCCAATTGCAGCTCAGGTGA
- a CDS encoding S8 family serine peptidase — protein MRQFIITSILVISVSVLALADDYIRIDSDSVGAGTTANLDFYITRQCVVEGYPDLPGASNGFSLTATGGATFTYDSLIKHHDTDWFTMTGLLFNHTFTGGEDTYATFLAGGLAVFTGGIPIVTEEPYFTVRLDIGTDPGAIYIDSAFFPPAGPWKWSELTCGGGSTGNRPGFLDKNFNPGSPFMITVYQTTCQPPVITNKPPNDTLVADNCNALTYQFQADPGGVGGNGSIYWELLGGGGFADIDSLTGLFTFQSDQAFDYGMQVQVVNDCSPPQADTYFFTVRAETAKEVVKKERDGLPTLPWVRSNYVFGPAEAESVGVWIETNGSTAELEAMGIRLGNPRRTNLYTATLSVEELIEVKKLKSVIKISLMRRGGDVEWALDIQSSPQSPDLDTSTAYFFADSARALYGVDGTGVLIGVIDRECDPLNEDFFFGSNDSKVLYFWDQDGSGGDASSVPYGCEWTKSDFDIGNYSQVDTTLGSTQAWGHGTLVAGIAAGSGRSSAPPPHFVGVAPGANLILVSLPSSSQTADTNYLNALEYIVSKAADESMPCIVNMSVGRNLDGPRDGSSYLELEISDILWDAPYLTDHAFLCAASAGNKGWDGLNPEVRHNYDGWADHRSHAHGIGAGSFKLDVPTSNTNPITSDSIEYFNVAIWYDGLFCSIRVCSPTDTTDWVPKGGSQSSVCGDDYQRDYFRDGLGHFTLENEIWNHAGVYDPYPGRASHFCRLSFGDGISAFTGTPYHIPAGKWTVELSGYPGEWDAYIYDSRTTVAPLCVQVDSSDYDVTRTITEPACVPEVITVASVNTKCAWTSCYTGREPASSSMFDSSGYDLGDISFFSSRGPSRLNGGSPAKPEAFAPGAWIASTEHNNVFYPGWQYADDYAHVHAQGTSVSSPHVAGAIALALEADSTLTSDSVRTILARLPTVDGSCFNVVDFMQQVASPECIPGDANASDAVDIDDIIYLIAYIFTGGPAPVPLVCCADSDGSCSVDLDDVVYTIAYVFTGGPQPVPSCYTCP, from the coding sequence ATGAGACAGTTCATCATCACATCTATTCTCGTAATCTCTGTGAGTGTGCTTGCACTCGCGGATGATTACATCCGCATCGACTCCGACTCGGTCGGCGCCGGTACGACAGCGAATCTCGATTTCTACATCACTCGCCAGTGCGTGGTGGAGGGCTACCCGGATCTGCCAGGCGCTTCGAATGGCTTTTCACTAACCGCTACCGGCGGCGCGACATTTACGTACGACAGCTTGATTAAGCATCACGACACGGATTGGTTCACCATGACTGGTCTTTTGTTCAATCACACTTTCACAGGCGGGGAAGACACCTATGCGACCTTCCTCGCTGGTGGTCTTGCGGTGTTTACTGGCGGTATTCCAATCGTCACAGAAGAGCCCTACTTCACAGTCAGGCTCGATATTGGCACCGATCCCGGAGCTATCTACATCGATTCAGCTTTCTTCCCGCCCGCCGGCCCCTGGAAATGGTCTGAATTAACTTGTGGCGGGGGATCTACTGGGAACCGCCCCGGCTTCCTTGACAAGAACTTCAATCCCGGAAGCCCGTTCATGATTACGGTCTATCAGACAACCTGCCAGCCGCCGGTGATCACCAACAAGCCGCCGAACGACACACTGGTGGCAGATAATTGCAACGCATTGACATATCAGTTTCAAGCCGATCCTGGTGGCGTTGGCGGCAATGGCTCGATCTATTGGGAGCTGTTGGGGGGTGGTGGGTTCGCCGACATTGACAGCCTCACCGGGCTTTTTACATTCCAATCGGATCAGGCGTTCGACTACGGAATGCAAGTACAGGTAGTTAATGACTGCTCTCCACCGCAGGCGGACACCTATTTCTTTACCGTCCGAGCAGAGACGGCGAAAGAGGTAGTGAAAAAGGAACGCGATGGATTGCCGACGCTTCCGTGGGTACGGTCAAACTATGTTTTTGGACCTGCTGAAGCGGAAAGCGTTGGTGTTTGGATAGAAACGAACGGCTCAACCGCAGAGTTGGAGGCAATGGGTATCAGACTTGGAAATCCCCGCCGTACGAACCTATATACAGCGACTCTCAGCGTCGAGGAGTTAATCGAAGTCAAAAAACTAAAGTCCGTAATTAAGATCTCGCTGATGCGTCGAGGGGGCGATGTTGAATGGGCACTCGACATTCAATCGTCGCCGCAATCGCCGGACTTGGACACAAGCACAGCATATTTCTTTGCTGATTCAGCGAGGGCACTGTATGGAGTGGATGGCACCGGTGTACTGATAGGCGTCATTGACCGGGAGTGCGACCCGTTGAACGAAGATTTCTTTTTCGGTTCAAATGATTCAAAGGTGCTTTACTTCTGGGACCAGGATGGAAGCGGTGGCGACGCTTCCTCGGTGCCATATGGGTGCGAATGGACAAAATCAGATTTTGACATCGGCAACTACTCGCAAGTCGACACGACACTGGGTAGCACGCAGGCCTGGGGCCATGGCACTCTTGTTGCCGGTATCGCGGCGGGGAGCGGTCGCAGTTCTGCTCCTCCGCCCCACTTCGTCGGTGTTGCTCCTGGTGCAAATCTGATACTTGTGTCACTACCAAGCTCTAGTCAAACGGCGGACACGAACTACTTAAATGCACTTGAGTACATCGTGTCTAAAGCCGCAGATGAATCGATGCCCTGCATCGTGAACATGTCAGTCGGGAGAAATCTTGATGGTCCGCGTGATGGCTCCTCGTACCTTGAATTGGAGATTTCCGATATCCTCTGGGATGCTCCCTATCTCACCGATCATGCCTTCCTGTGCGCTGCCTCAGCTGGCAATAAAGGTTGGGACGGTCTCAATCCCGAAGTGCGCCACAATTACGATGGATGGGCCGATCATCGATCTCACGCACACGGCATCGGCGCTGGTTCGTTCAAGCTCGATGTTCCCACCTCAAACACAAATCCCATCACTTCCGACTCGATAGAATACTTCAATGTCGCGATCTGGTACGACGGCCTTTTCTGCTCAATCAGAGTTTGTTCACCGACGGACACGACAGACTGGGTACCGAAGGGAGGATCGCAATCGTCGGTTTGCGGAGACGACTATCAACGAGACTATTTTCGCGACGGCCTCGGGCACTTCACCTTAGAAAACGAGATTTGGAATCATGCTGGGGTATATGATCCGTATCCAGGAAGGGCGTCACATTTCTGCAGACTCTCATTTGGAGATGGAATATCTGCTTTCACGGGCACCCCATACCACATTCCGGCTGGAAAGTGGACTGTGGAGTTGTCCGGCTATCCGGGCGAGTGGGACGCCTATATTTATGATTCCAGGACAACGGTCGCCCCGCTTTGCGTTCAGGTCGATAGCTCCGATTACGATGTCACACGCACCATCACCGAGCCTGCCTGCGTTCCGGAGGTGATCACGGTTGCATCCGTGAATACGAAATGCGCATGGACAAGCTGCTACACGGGCCGGGAGCCTGCATCTTCATCCATGTTTGATAGCTCAGGGTATGATCTGGGAGACATAAGTTTCTTCTCGTCCCGAGGGCCATCTCGACTCAACGGCGGCTCTCCAGCCAAGCCTGAGGCATTTGCGCCGGGAGCGTGGATTGCGTCGACTGAGCACAACAATGTCTTCTATCCAGGCTGGCAATACGCTGATGACTACGCGCATGTGCACGCACAGGGAACCAGCGTTTCTTCACCGCACGTGGCGGGCGCAATTGCTCTTGCGCTGGAGGCGGACTCCACACTCACCTCCGACAGCGTGCGGACGATCCTGGCGCGCCTGCCGACCGTGGACGGGAGTTGCTTCAATGTTGTGGACTTCATGCAACAGGTCGCTTCGCCTGAGTGCATTCCGGGCGATGCCAACGCCAGCGACGCAGTGGACATCGACGATATCATATACTTAATTGCCTATATATTCACTGGGGGACCGGCCCCGGTGCCGCTTGTGTGTTGTGCCGATTCGGACGGGAGTTGTAGCGTTGACTTGGATGATGTGGTTTACACGATTGCCTATGTCTTTACTGGCGGGCCACAACCGGTTCCGTCGTGCTATACATGTCCGTAG
- a CDS encoding response regulator transcription factor → MKKRILVVEDEEHIADGLRITLEAEGYETVVAADGNAALELWRNGAFDLIILDVMLPGTDGLEICKTIRGSGDRIPILFLTARDREDDRIAGLLAGADDYLTKPFNLKELLLRVAAMFRRQVWYGTSTLDSERYSFADFWIDFKSYRAKGVSGEEELSQKECMIMKFLVEHAEEVVTRDMILDAVWGYNLYPSSRTVDNFIVRLRKLFEENPSHPRYLHTVRGAGYRFTPSGDTDNQ, encoded by the coding sequence ATGAAGAAGAGAATTCTAGTCGTCGAGGACGAAGAACACATTGCAGATGGCCTGAGAATCACTCTCGAGGCTGAAGGTTATGAGACTGTGGTCGCGGCCGACGGTAACGCTGCCCTGGAGTTATGGCGAAATGGAGCTTTTGACCTCATAATCCTCGATGTTATGCTTCCCGGCACAGATGGCCTCGAAATCTGCAAGACCATCCGCGGTAGCGGGGACAGGATTCCAATCCTGTTCCTTACGGCGCGAGACCGTGAGGACGATCGCATTGCCGGACTGCTGGCGGGTGCCGACGACTATCTCACAAAGCCTTTCAATCTGAAGGAGTTGCTGTTAAGAGTGGCTGCTATGTTCCGCAGGCAGGTCTGGTACGGCACATCAACACTCGACAGCGAGCGATATTCGTTTGCCGATTTCTGGATTGACTTCAAATCATATCGCGCAAAGGGTGTTTCAGGGGAGGAGGAGTTGTCGCAGAAGGAATGCATGATCATGAAATTCCTGGTCGAACATGCCGAAGAAGTTGTCACGCGCGACATGATCCTCGACGCCGTCTGGGGATACAATCTCTATCCATCGTCCCGCACTGTCGACAATTTCATTGTGCGACTGAGAAAACTTTTCGAAGAGAACCCCTCGCATCCGCGTTATCTCCACACTGTTCGAGGCGCGGGCTACAGATTCACACCATCGGGTGACACAGATAATCAGTAG
- a CDS encoding Na-K-Cl cotransporter, with protein sequence MEQNTKGELGTFLGVYTPTILTILGVIMYLRFGWIVGNLGLVKTLVIVVAANLITLVTTLSFSSMATNMRVGGGGAYFIISRSLGLGIGAAIGIPLFLSQAVSITLYSYGLAEALGIIWPAVSLLPACIIIILVVTAVSLYGARFALKTQVPLLILVGISLVALAIGAATIMRSTEVPIAVEPMSNIDFWYGFAVFFPAVTGVMAGLSLSGDLKNPTKAIPFGAIAATLTGFAVYMIIPILLFFSATAEQLQTDALIWLKIAPFSVFLILPGLWGAILSSAVGSVLGAPRTLQAIVRDQVSKQSVRSFVSGNAGIRVALLLSASIAIASVFLGDLNAVAQVVTMFFLTVYGTINIVAGLESLSGDPSWRPRFRIPWFVNIACGLACLWVMFLISPLASVVAIAIEIFLWLFFARREQRATWGDARRGLYEAVLRWALIRLSRRSMSARNWRPHVLVFVDDARKKLDLIKFASWFSQNRGVVTVCELVVGDLLQESIDTESRQQTTTELMLSEDLTVFVEVDVVDNVVHGIVDVSQANGIAGFASNTIVLGWPKDPNRLAEFIVTARRLERIQKSVIIGKINPQHIFPIRKASREIHVWWGGLKQNGDLMLLLAYLLTRNPEWRGTELKIMCAASNEFSQQNTVRYLESLLKQIRIDAECDVFIRPEGVKIGQLIQERSADADAVFLGLAVPEPGEELNYAHRLEGICGDLPVVFFVKNSCVFVGELLEPDELEPE encoded by the coding sequence TTGGAGCAGAACACGAAAGGGGAATTAGGTACATTTCTGGGTGTATACACGCCCACAATCCTCACCATTCTCGGCGTGATTATGTATCTGCGCTTTGGATGGATTGTGGGAAATCTCGGCTTAGTCAAGACACTGGTCATAGTTGTTGCAGCAAACTTGATCACTCTCGTGACAACTCTCTCTTTTTCCTCGATGGCAACAAACATGAGAGTCGGCGGTGGCGGGGCGTACTTCATCATCTCCCGCAGTCTCGGTCTCGGCATTGGCGCAGCAATCGGCATACCGTTGTTTCTATCGCAGGCAGTATCCATAACGCTTTACTCGTACGGTCTTGCTGAAGCACTGGGAATCATCTGGCCTGCAGTGTCGCTGCTTCCAGCGTGCATCATAATCATCCTCGTCGTGACAGCGGTCTCGTTGTATGGAGCGAGATTCGCGCTCAAAACGCAGGTGCCTTTGCTGATTCTGGTAGGCATTTCGCTTGTCGCGTTGGCCATAGGTGCCGCTACAATCATGAGATCAACAGAGGTTCCGATTGCTGTCGAACCAATGAGCAACATAGATTTCTGGTACGGCTTCGCAGTTTTCTTCCCGGCTGTTACGGGAGTCATGGCAGGTCTCAGCTTGTCAGGTGATCTCAAGAACCCCACCAAAGCGATTCCGTTCGGTGCAATTGCCGCGACTCTTACCGGCTTCGCCGTTTACATGATAATACCGATACTCCTGTTCTTTTCCGCCACTGCGGAACAATTGCAGACCGATGCTCTAATATGGCTCAAGATCGCTCCGTTCAGTGTTTTTCTGATCCTTCCCGGTCTATGGGGAGCTATCCTTTCATCAGCGGTAGGATCCGTGCTGGGTGCGCCTCGCACACTGCAGGCCATTGTCAGAGATCAGGTTTCAAAACAGAGTGTGCGATCATTCGTATCAGGCAATGCGGGAATCAGAGTCGCGCTACTTCTCTCAGCCTCAATCGCAATAGCTTCGGTCTTTCTCGGTGACCTCAATGCGGTGGCTCAGGTAGTCACGATGTTCTTTCTCACCGTCTACGGCACGATCAACATTGTCGCCGGTCTGGAATCCCTCAGCGGTGATCCATCATGGCGACCCAGGTTCCGGATTCCATGGTTTGTCAACATCGCCTGCGGTCTGGCTTGCTTGTGGGTGATGTTTCTTATCAGTCCTCTCGCGAGCGTAGTTGCGATTGCGATAGAGATCTTCCTCTGGCTCTTCTTTGCAAGAAGAGAGCAGAGAGCGACATGGGGAGATGCAAGACGTGGCCTGTATGAAGCAGTTCTGCGCTGGGCGCTCATCAGGCTGTCCAGACGCTCCATGAGCGCGCGAAATTGGCGTCCGCACGTGCTGGTTTTTGTGGATGACGCACGGAAGAAACTCGATCTTATTAAGTTTGCTTCATGGTTCAGCCAGAATCGCGGCGTGGTCACTGTCTGTGAGTTGGTCGTAGGCGATCTTCTGCAAGAAAGTATCGACACCGAAAGCAGGCAACAAACGACGACCGAGCTCATGCTATCTGAAGACCTTACCGTGTTTGTAGAGGTCGACGTGGTCGACAATGTTGTTCATGGCATCGTGGACGTTTCGCAAGCGAACGGTATTGCCGGTTTCGCGAGCAATACGATCGTACTCGGCTGGCCAAAAGACCCAAATCGTCTCGCGGAGTTCATTGTGACTGCGAGGCGGCTGGAAAGAATTCAGAAATCGGTGATTATCGGGAAAATCAATCCTCAGCACATATTCCCGATCAGGAAAGCCTCCCGGGAGATTCATGTCTGGTGGGGCGGTTTGAAACAGAACGGCGATCTCATGCTTCTGCTGGCATACCTGCTAACCCGCAATCCAGAGTGGCGAGGGACAGAGCTCAAAATCATGTGCGCCGCCTCCAATGAGTTTTCCCAGCAGAACACTGTTCGATATCTGGAGTCACTGCTTAAGCAGATTCGAATCGATGCGGAGTGCGATGTTTTCATCCGACCTGAAGGTGTCAAGATAGGTCAATTGATTCAGGAACGCAGTGCAGATGCTGACGCTGTGTTTCTCGGCCTGGCTGTCCCGGAGCCGGGAGAGGAACTGAACTACGCCCACCGTCTCGAAGGCATCTGCGGCGACCTCCCTGTAGTCTTCTTCGTCAAGAATTCCTGCGTATTCGTGGGAGAATTGCTCGAACCTGACGAACTCGAACCGGAGTAG
- a CDS encoding HAMP domain-containing histidine kinase, translating into MKAGRSHDPSKFALAVFVALVIFCIAQLSWWIVFQIERTSEVTQTQLELLNLRIGQVINIANNDFLNCVKIADEAVRLSSGDTELLQSELDRLLSDPAVIGYSITDSGAAQRSGGRIDSTLHAIVSNGCIIYFDAEYPRLLFPSQLAEDLAFSIEGIHDGSESTWVASDMIQVPDAIQESLDSEAHRRIMMFLSEGGFFLLLILFGAYLIYRALQRSEDLKFRQQHFLQAVTHEFRAPLTSLRLYLEALQSGNVDEQLAAELFPKMLDDCERLDGLIDNVLEAGHFGKSGYELNLSETDLSDDLNEYLDGLEPLVTRLDGKMHRSVEEKVTVKSDYQALRRVVRALIDNALRYSPPDKRTIEVSLKRVEESAEIRITDHGIGVSKDEQARIFDRFYRVSDNYARGVSGTGLGLFLAREIIEAHGGNIVVHSKGQDHGSAFIITLPLQEK; encoded by the coding sequence ATGAAAGCCGGTAGAAGCCACGATCCTTCGAAGTTTGCTCTTGCAGTATTCGTAGCGCTGGTCATATTCTGTATTGCGCAGCTTTCATGGTGGATTGTCTTCCAGATTGAGCGCACAAGCGAAGTAACTCAGACTCAGCTCGAGTTGCTCAATCTCAGGATTGGTCAAGTCATAAACATAGCAAATAACGACTTCCTGAACTGTGTCAAGATCGCTGACGAGGCAGTGAGGCTCTCATCCGGGGACACCGAACTGCTGCAGAGCGAGCTTGACCGCCTCCTCTCCGATCCGGCAGTAATCGGTTATTCGATAACTGATTCAGGTGCAGCCCAACGATCTGGTGGTAGAATAGACTCGACCCTTCACGCTATAGTCTCCAATGGCTGCATCATCTACTTCGATGCCGAGTATCCCCGCCTTCTCTTCCCGAGTCAGCTTGCCGAGGATCTGGCTTTTTCGATTGAGGGCATCCATGACGGCAGCGAATCGACGTGGGTCGCATCCGATATGATTCAGGTGCCCGATGCCATTCAAGAGAGTCTCGACTCTGAAGCGCACCGTCGCATTATGATGTTCCTCTCGGAGGGCGGCTTCTTCCTGCTCTTGATTCTGTTCGGTGCGTATCTGATTTATCGCGCTCTGCAGCGATCGGAAGATCTAAAGTTCCGTCAGCAGCATTTTCTGCAGGCTGTCACTCACGAGTTTCGCGCACCGTTGACATCGCTGCGCCTTTATCTTGAAGCCCTTCAATCGGGAAATGTCGATGAGCAGCTCGCGGCGGAGCTGTTTCCCAAGATGCTCGATGATTGCGAGCGTCTCGATGGACTTATTGACAATGTTCTCGAAGCAGGTCACTTCGGAAAATCAGGCTACGAACTCAACCTTTCGGAGACTGACCTGTCTGACGATCTCAACGAATACCTCGATGGTCTCGAACCGCTGGTAACAAGACTTGATGGAAAGATGCACAGGAGTGTAGAAGAGAAGGTCACGGTGAAATCGGACTATCAGGCTCTGAGACGAGTAGTCCGGGCGCTGATCGACAATGCGCTCAGATACTCGCCGCCAGACAAACGCACAATTGAGGTCAGTTTGAAGAGGGTGGAAGAGTCTGCAGAGATACGCATTACCGATCATGGCATAGGAGTTTCTAAAGACGAACAAGCCAGGATATTTGATCGATTCTATCGTGTGAGCGACAATTATGCACGAGGCGTCAGCGGCACCGGTCTCGGTTTGTTCCTGGCACGAGAAATTATCGAGGCGCACGGAGGGAATATTGTGGTGCACTCGAAAGGGCAGGACCATGGGTCTGCATTCATCATTACACTGCCGTTGCAGGAAAAATGA
- a CDS encoding mechanosensitive ion channel family protein — MDGLKENFARIWELDPNLTSKLIASAIVVVILVIIHLVIIRVLNRKIEDIRVRYNWRKTTTYVLVLVGMLITGRIWYSGFQPLLTYLGLLSAGIAIALRDPLVNLAAWLFIVWRRPFTVGDRIEVGTYKGDVVDLRIFQFTLMEIGNWVDGDQSTGRVIRIPNGKVFTEMLANYSKGFRYIWDEVPVLVTFESNWKRAKEILTEIGKKHAEHLTETAANKVREASSRMMIFYKTLTPTVYTSVRDYGVLLTIRYLCKPRERRGAQHAIWEDILNKFAECNDIDFAYPTMRRYNNTQEGKPGARASLPGLTPGQPQIPDED; from the coding sequence ATGGACGGTCTGAAAGAGAATTTTGCGAGAATTTGGGAGCTTGACCCGAATCTGACCAGTAAGCTAATCGCTTCAGCGATTGTGGTAGTTATTCTGGTTATCATACATCTTGTCATTATCAGGGTACTCAATAGAAAAATCGAGGACATCCGCGTCCGCTATAACTGGCGCAAAACCACAACGTATGTTCTGGTTTTAGTCGGCATGTTGATTACAGGCAGAATTTGGTATTCCGGATTTCAGCCTCTGCTCACATACCTCGGTCTTCTCTCTGCCGGCATCGCGATTGCTTTACGTGATCCTCTGGTCAATCTTGCGGCTTGGCTTTTCATTGTCTGGCGACGTCCCTTCACGGTCGGCGACAGAATAGAGGTTGGAACATACAAAGGGGACGTGGTCGACCTGCGCATTTTCCAATTCACTCTTATGGAAATAGGCAACTGGGTCGACGGGGATCAGTCCACAGGCCGTGTGATCCGTATTCCCAATGGCAAAGTCTTCACCGAGATGCTCGCCAATTACAGCAAAGGCTTCCGATACATATGGGACGAGGTACCGGTGCTGGTAACTTTCGAGAGCAACTGGAAGAGGGCCAAGGAGATTCTGACTGAAATCGGAAAGAAACACGCCGAGCATTTGACAGAAACCGCCGCGAACAAGGTGCGAGAAGCCTCCTCTCGCATGATGATTTTCTACAAGACGCTTACGCCTACAGTTTATACATCTGTAAGAGATTACGGTGTACTGCTGACTATTCGTTATCTATGCAAACCGCGTGAACGGCGTGGCGCGCAGCATGCAATCTGGGAAGATATCCTGAACAAGTTCGCGGAGTGCAACGACATTGATTTCGCGTATCCAACGATGCGCCGCTACAACAATACTCAAGAGGGCAAACCGGGAGCTCGCGCGAGTCTTCCCGGCCTAACACCCGGCCAGCCTCAAATTCCTGACGAAGATTAG
- the lpxB gene encoding lipid-A-disaccharide synthase encodes MTKRIFISAGEISGDLHAAGLVGELKKLLPDLSFWGLGGDRLKAEGIDELYHVDQLSTMGFVEIIRKLPYFRRVVHEVNGRLSDNPPDAAVLVDYPGMNFKFAEKLNELEIPFVYYILPQVWAWHKSRIERMKRWNAKFISILPFEPEFFEQHGLNVEYFGHPLIDLAKPDLSRNEFRKSIGLGQDEKLIAVLPGSRLQEIVRILPRMLAGLRLYRLQGHEVKILCRPANSQQNDLVSRFISENGVEADTFNGNLHTLLSASDLALVASGTATVDTAICQTPAIVLYRTNWLTYLIARSVVTVNNIALANLISGETVYPELIQEDVDPGQISAEIRKILENDANSDAIRSKIARIPVLLGEGGAYAKAAERVASLISS; translated from the coding sequence GTGACAAAACGAATATTCATATCGGCGGGTGAGATTTCGGGAGACCTGCATGCCGCCGGACTTGTCGGTGAATTGAAGAAGCTCCTACCCGATCTTTCATTCTGGGGGCTTGGTGGTGACAGACTCAAAGCAGAAGGCATCGACGAACTCTATCATGTCGATCAGCTCTCTACTATGGGATTTGTCGAGATAATAAGAAAGCTCCCATACTTCCGACGGGTCGTTCATGAGGTTAATGGGCGTCTTTCTGACAATCCTCCCGATGCTGCGGTTCTGGTCGACTATCCCGGCATGAATTTCAAATTCGCCGAGAAGCTGAACGAACTCGAGATTCCGTTTGTCTATTACATCCTTCCTCAGGTCTGGGCGTGGCATAAGAGCAGGATCGAAAGAATGAAACGGTGGAATGCGAAATTCATCTCGATTCTTCCCTTCGAGCCGGAGTTTTTTGAGCAACATGGTCTCAATGTCGAGTATTTCGGTCATCCGCTGATTGACCTCGCCAAGCCGGATTTGAGCCGGAATGAATTTCGGAAGTCCATCGGTCTTGGTCAGGATGAGAAACTGATTGCGGTTCTTCCGGGATCGAGATTGCAGGAGATTGTGAGAATCCTACCACGAATGCTGGCGGGATTGCGACTGTATCGACTGCAGGGACATGAGGTGAAAATCCTCTGCCGCCCTGCAAACTCTCAGCAGAACGATCTTGTTTCCAGGTTCATCTCCGAGAATGGTGTCGAAGCGGATACCTTCAACGGGAATCTTCATACGCTGCTGAGCGCTTCCGACCTTGCACTTGTGGCATCCGGCACAGCCACGGTCGATACGGCGATCTGCCAGACACCTGCAATTGTGCTATATCGCACCAACTGGCTGACGTATCTGATTGCCAGGAGTGTAGTTACGGTGAATAACATCGCATTGGCCAATCTCATAAGCGGTGAGACTGTCTATCCGGAATTGATCCAGGAGGATGTCGATCCGGGGCAAATTTCTGCGGAAATCCGGAAAATCCTTGAAAATGATGCTAATTCAGACGCAATTCGCTCCAAAATCGCGCGAATTCCAGTGTTGTTAGGCGAGGGAGGCGCGTATGCGAAAGCTGCTGAAAGAGTTGCGAGTCTAATCTCCAGCTAG
- a CDS encoding transposase translates to MFLTNVTLDRKPLLAKHIDLFREAIESTQQRSPFEAIAWVILPDHFHMIVLAERENPSALMCRLKLSYSTRLRGRIGMVSGRIWQYRFWDHIIRDQNDMNRHIDYIHYNPVKHGLVRSPFDWPHSSIHDYLQRGYYAPDWGVREPEYLSGEFGE, encoded by the coding sequence GTGTTTCTCACAAATGTCACACTCGACCGCAAACCCCTCCTCGCAAAACATATCGATCTCTTCCGCGAAGCAATCGAATCTACGCAGCAACGCAGTCCGTTTGAGGCGATCGCGTGGGTGATCCTCCCCGACCACTTCCACATGATTGTGCTGGCAGAAAGGGAGAATCCATCTGCGCTAATGTGCCGGCTCAAGCTCTCATATTCAACACGCCTGAGAGGTCGCATCGGGATGGTCTCCGGACGAATCTGGCAGTATCGATTCTGGGATCATATCATTCGCGATCAGAATGACATGAATCGACACATTGATTACATCCATTACAATCCGGTGAAGCATGGTTTGGTAAGAAGCCCTTTCGATTGGCCGCATTCATCGATTCACGATTATCTCCAGAGAGGATACTATGCGCCAGATTGGGGTGTGCGGGAGCCGGAATATCTTTCTGGGGAATTTGGCGAATGA